In Erigeron canadensis isolate Cc75 chromosome 6, C_canadensis_v1, whole genome shotgun sequence, the following are encoded in one genomic region:
- the LOC122605971 gene encoding ethylene-responsive transcription factor ERF027-like translates to MANRRRRNNSPASQNDLNNPPPVSNPTPGGSSTTRHPAYHGIRCRAGKWVSEIREPNKTSRIWLGTYQTPEMAAAAYDVAALALKGTYAVLNFPDSILSSTLPECPTADDIRAAAARAAAARAPTNQSGAGSSTNPGQYMDDDAVFGMPNMLSDMAGGMLISPPRDDNSSPPDEGTGNSGGGNLWDY, encoded by the coding sequence ATGGCTAACCGTCGACGCCGCAACAATTCCCCTGCTTCTCAAAATGACCTTAACAACCCGCCTCCAGTTAGTAATCCAACTCCTGGCGGTTCTTCCACTACTCGCCACCCTGCGTATCATGGTATCCGATGCCGAGCTGGAAAATGGGTGTCTGAAATTCGTGAACCAAACAAAACAAGTCGTATATGGTTAGGCACGTATCAAACACCCGAAATGGCAGCTGCCGCTTACGATGTAGCTGCATTGGCACTCAAAGGTACTTATGCTGTCCTAAACTTTCCCGACTCTATTCTCTCTAGCACACTTCCAGAGTGCCCCACTGCCGATGACATTCGTGCAGCTGCAGCAAGAGCTGCAGCTGCTCGAGCTCCTACTAATCAAAGTGGAGCCGGAAGCTCCACCAATCCTGGACAATATATGGACGACGATGCTGTATTTGGTATGCCAAATATGTTGTCCGACATGGCTGGAGGAATGCTGATCAGCCCGCCCAGGGATGATAACTCTAGTCCCCCGGATGAGGGGACAGGTAACTCTGGTGGAGGAAATCTATGGGACTATTAA